A genomic stretch from Algoriphagus halophilus includes:
- a CDS encoding NUDIX domain-containing protein, giving the protein MSKNEISKEIESKFGNHLRVRVNGILIEDNKLLMVKHLMGNGKILWSVPGGGMHYGENAAQNLIREFEEETGLNVKITKYLFVHEYLDPPLHAMEHFFNVKSTGGSLKLGEDPELSKEFQILNELAWMSLEDIRSLPQDSLHQIFWRINSLEDLGLWKGYFNFGNISIK; this is encoded by the coding sequence ATGTCAAAAAACGAAATCAGCAAAGAAATCGAATCAAAATTTGGAAATCATTTACGGGTACGGGTAAATGGAATCCTAATCGAGGACAATAAATTATTAATGGTCAAACATTTGATGGGAAATGGAAAGATTTTGTGGTCTGTCCCAGGAGGTGGGATGCATTACGGAGAAAATGCAGCACAAAATCTCATCCGTGAATTCGAAGAAGAAACAGGCCTAAATGTTAAAATTACTAAATATTTGTTCGTTCATGAGTATTTAGACCCTCCATTACATGCCATGGAGCATTTTTTTAACGTAAAATCCACAGGAGGTTCTTTGAAACTCGGAGAAGATCCCGAACTTAGTAAGGAATTCCAGATTCTAAATGAATTGGCATGGATGAGCCTGGAAGATATCCGTTCACTGCCTCAGGACTCCCTTCATCAAATCTTTTGGCGAATAAATTCACTTGAAGACCTAGGTTTGTGGAAAGGATATTTTAATTTTGGAAATATTTCCATAAAATAG
- the miaB gene encoding tRNA (N6-isopentenyl adenosine(37)-C2)-methylthiotransferase MiaB, which produces MDNLIKDIDIISGEEAQACDFKTTVDENTGKSRKLYIESYGCQMNFSDSEIVASIMKENGFDTTSDFNQADVIFLNTCSIREKAEQTVRKRLTDFNKAKKSKPEMTIGVLGCMAERLKEKLLEEEKIVDVVVGPDAYRDLPNLIASAEEGNKGVNTFLSREETYADIAPVRLNSNGITAFISIMRGCDNMCSFCVVPFTRGRERSRDPHSIVAEAQDLFAKGYKEVTLLGQNVDSYKWSPEENNKARLSKKEGEVSTVVNFANLLEMVAQVSPYLRVRFSTSHPKDITDEVLYTMKKYDNICKYIHLPVQSGNSRVLELMNRTYDREWYLNRVQAIRDILGEECGISSDMIAGFCTETEEEHQDTLTLMDLVKYDFSYMFFYSERPGTLAAKKYEDDIPLEVKKRRLSEIISKQSQLSLERNKLDIGKEQLILIEGTSKKSDQEYRGRNSANKVVIIPAGDYQPGDYVLVKVTDCTTATLFGEIITVNPTLQ; this is translated from the coding sequence ATGGATAATCTAATTAAAGACATTGACATCATCTCCGGTGAGGAAGCACAAGCATGTGACTTTAAAACCACTGTAGATGAGAATACTGGTAAATCCAGAAAACTATACATCGAGAGTTATGGTTGCCAAATGAATTTCTCTGATTCAGAGATTGTGGCTTCCATTATGAAAGAAAATGGGTTTGACACTACTTCTGACTTCAACCAAGCAGACGTGATCTTTCTAAATACCTGTTCGATTCGTGAAAAAGCAGAACAAACCGTCAGGAAGAGATTAACCGACTTCAATAAAGCTAAAAAAAGCAAGCCGGAAATGACCATTGGCGTTTTAGGATGTATGGCAGAGCGGCTGAAAGAAAAACTTCTGGAAGAAGAGAAAATTGTTGACGTGGTGGTTGGACCGGATGCTTATCGTGATCTTCCTAACCTCATCGCTTCTGCTGAAGAAGGGAATAAAGGAGTCAATACCTTTCTGTCCAGAGAAGAAACTTATGCGGATATTGCTCCTGTTCGGCTAAACTCAAATGGGATTACTGCATTTATCTCCATTATGAGAGGTTGTGACAACATGTGTTCTTTTTGCGTGGTACCTTTTACCAGAGGAAGAGAGCGAAGTAGAGACCCCCATTCTATTGTAGCGGAAGCCCAGGATTTATTTGCAAAAGGATATAAGGAAGTAACCCTCCTTGGCCAAAACGTAGACAGCTACAAATGGTCTCCGGAGGAAAACAACAAAGCCCGATTAAGCAAAAAAGAAGGGGAAGTAAGTACAGTCGTTAATTTTGCCAATTTATTGGAAATGGTGGCGCAGGTATCTCCTTATTTGCGAGTTAGGTTTTCTACTTCTCACCCCAAAGACATTACAGATGAAGTACTTTATACCATGAAGAAGTACGATAACATTTGTAAATACATTCACCTTCCTGTACAGAGCGGCAATAGCCGAGTACTTGAATTGATGAATAGAACCTATGACCGGGAATGGTACTTAAACCGAGTACAAGCCATTCGAGATATTCTGGGAGAAGAATGTGGTATTTCTTCTGATATGATCGCTGGTTTTTGTACAGAAACAGAAGAAGAGCATCAAGATACTTTGACCTTAATGGACTTGGTGAAGTATGACTTCAGTTATATGTTCTTCTATTCAGAAAGACCGGGTACTTTGGCTGCGAAGAAATATGAGGATGACATCCCCTTGGAAGTGAAAAAGAGAAGACTTTCTGAAATCATTTCTAAGCAGAGCCAACTTTCCTTGGAGAGAAACAAATTGGACATTGGAAAAGAACAGTTGATTTTGATCGAAGGGACCTCCAAAAAATCTGATCAGGAATACCGCGGAAGAAATTCAGCCAATAAAGTGGTAATTATTCCAGCGGGAGACTACCAGCCAGGAGATTACGTTTTAGTTAAAGTGACTGATTGTACCACTGCAACTCTGTTTGGAGAAATTATTACAGTGAACCCAACTCTTCAATGA
- the pyrE gene encoding orotate phosphoribosyltransferase — MEILDSSVAAEVADKLLEIQAIRLQPENPFTWASGWKSPIYCDNRLSLSFPKVRNLIKEQLVRSVMHYFPDAEAIAGVATAGIPQGALIANDLELPFIYVRSKAKGHGMENMIEGKVSPGQKVVVVEDLVSTGGSSLKAVEDLRKAGFEVLGMVAIFTYGFDIADQNFKNSNTKLICLSHYEALLPRAILKNYITDETLKSLSAWRKDPSSWTP, encoded by the coding sequence ATGGAAATCTTAGACTCGAGTGTAGCTGCAGAAGTAGCTGATAAATTACTGGAAATACAAGCCATTCGCCTTCAACCAGAAAACCCATTTACTTGGGCTTCTGGATGGAAATCCCCTATCTATTGTGATAATCGACTGTCTTTATCTTTTCCAAAAGTCCGTAATCTTATCAAAGAACAATTGGTAAGAAGTGTGATGCATTATTTCCCGGATGCAGAAGCCATTGCCGGTGTTGCCACTGCAGGTATTCCTCAGGGCGCTTTAATTGCCAATGATCTAGAGCTCCCTTTCATTTATGTTCGTTCCAAGGCCAAAGGTCATGGAATGGAAAATATGATTGAAGGAAAAGTTTCTCCAGGCCAAAAAGTAGTAGTAGTAGAAGATCTAGTTTCAACTGGAGGTAGTTCATTAAAAGCAGTAGAAGACTTAAGGAAAGCTGGATTTGAAGTTCTTGGAATGGTTGCCATTTTCACTTATGGTTTTGATATAGCAGATCAGAATTTTAAAAATTCAAACACCAAGTTGATCTGTTTAAGCCACTACGAAGCTCTTCTTCCTAGAGCGATCCTAAAAAATTATATTACGGATGAAACTTTAAAGTCCCTATCCGCCTGGAGAAAAGACCCAAGTAGTTGGACTCCCTAA
- a CDS encoding ATP-dependent DNA helicase: MAKDNQHLPKPSDLLIKNFPFPPTSGQSSFFKKMDQFLLMDSGSKPTFVLRGYAGTGKTSVISALVKSLPRLNMRALLLAPTGRAAKVMGNYSNRAAYTIHKIIYKPKGEDGNLGMGFILQKNYYKDTVFIIDESSMLADDGGMSGTLLGDLIRFTFQGTGNRLILVGDTAQLPPVGSDYSPALESGYLLRHFRLDADQIELTEVMRQKLESGILYNATNLRDQLKKEQPEIQITTNRFKDTFKMTGERLEDGLRYAYDKYGTENTTIVTRSNKAAVQYNLYIRKVIHFFEDEISTGDLLMIVKNNYTYMTDSDRVNFLANGDMAEVMKIRSFEELYGFRFATLELRLLDYPDEPHFEAKVLLDTLYSPSPSLTRDQYRSLYQQVSEDYADVASKVERQELIRKDPYLNALQVKFAYALTCHKAQGGQWKAVFVDQGYLKEDQVDKDFTRWLYTAVTRATEELYLVNFNPLFFVKSPESED; the protein is encoded by the coding sequence ATGGCTAAAGATAATCAGCACTTGCCGAAGCCTTCGGATTTATTGATCAAAAATTTCCCATTTCCTCCCACATCGGGACAATCCAGCTTTTTTAAGAAAATGGATCAGTTCCTGTTAATGGACTCCGGTTCCAAACCCACCTTTGTATTGCGGGGATATGCAGGTACAGGGAAGACATCTGTAATTTCAGCCTTGGTGAAAAGTTTACCTCGATTGAATATGAGGGCCCTGTTGCTTGCTCCAACAGGAAGAGCGGCCAAAGTGATGGGGAATTATAGCAATAGAGCTGCCTATACCATTCACAAAATCATCTATAAGCCCAAAGGAGAAGATGGGAACCTGGGAATGGGCTTTATCCTTCAGAAAAATTACTATAAGGATACTGTTTTCATCATTGATGAATCTTCCATGCTTGCTGATGATGGAGGGATGTCTGGGACCTTACTGGGGGATCTGATCCGATTTACCTTTCAAGGAACCGGAAATCGATTGATCTTGGTTGGGGATACCGCGCAATTGCCACCAGTTGGAAGTGATTATAGCCCTGCCTTAGAGTCCGGGTATTTGCTTAGGCATTTTCGTCTAGATGCAGACCAAATTGAATTGACAGAAGTCATGCGTCAGAAATTGGAATCTGGTATTCTGTACAATGCGACCAACCTGAGGGATCAATTAAAAAAAGAGCAACCGGAAATACAGATTACTACCAATCGATTCAAGGATACCTTCAAGATGACCGGAGAAAGGCTGGAAGATGGGTTAAGATATGCCTATGATAAATATGGGACGGAAAACACCACCATCGTCACTAGATCGAATAAAGCAGCAGTTCAGTATAATCTATACATCCGGAAAGTGATACATTTTTTTGAAGATGAGATCAGTACCGGTGATTTGTTGATGATCGTAAAAAATAACTATACCTACATGACTGACTCGGATCGGGTGAATTTCTTGGCCAATGGGGACATGGCAGAAGTGATGAAAATCAGATCCTTTGAAGAATTATATGGATTCAGGTTTGCTACCTTGGAACTTCGGCTGTTGGATTATCCAGATGAACCTCACTTTGAGGCAAAAGTACTCTTGGACACCCTGTATTCTCCGAGTCCCTCTTTGACCAGAGATCAATATAGGAGTCTTTACCAGCAAGTTTCAGAAGATTATGCAGATGTCGCCAGCAAAGTAGAACGGCAAGAACTCATTCGAAAGGATCCTTATTTAAATGCCTTGCAAGTGAAGTTTGCCTATGCTTTGACCTGTCATAAGGCCCAAGGAGGGCAGTGGAAGGCGGTTTTTGTGGATCAAGGATATCTGAAAGAAGATCAAGTAGACAAGGACTTTACCAGGTGGTTGTATACAGCTGTCACAAGGGCTACGGAGGAATTGTATTTGGTGAATTTTAATCCACTATTTTTTGTTAAATCACCAGAAAGTGAAGATTAA
- a CDS encoding gamma carbonic anhydrase family protein, producing the protein MALIIPVNSKEPSFGENCWLAPNSTVVGEVMMGKNCTVWFNAVIRGDVHKIEIGDDTNIQDGAVIHCTYQKYPTIIGNKVSIAHNAVVHGCTIHDRVLIGMGAIVMDGAVVHSGAVIAAGAVVLAGTVVEANSIYAGMPAKKVKDTGDAMQEVIDRTAKNYPMYASWFEKE; encoded by the coding sequence ATGGCATTAATTATTCCAGTGAATTCAAAAGAACCGTCTTTTGGTGAAAATTGTTGGCTCGCACCTAATTCAACAGTAGTAGGTGAGGTTATGATGGGTAAAAACTGCACAGTTTGGTTTAACGCAGTTATCAGGGGAGATGTTCATAAAATTGAAATTGGGGATGATACCAACATACAAGATGGGGCGGTAATCCACTGTACTTATCAGAAGTATCCTACGATCATTGGAAATAAAGTTTCGATCGCTCATAATGCCGTAGTTCATGGCTGTACCATTCATGACCGAGTGTTAATTGGAATGGGAGCTATTGTAATGGATGGGGCAGTGGTTCATTCCGGTGCAGTCATCGCTGCTGGAGCAGTGGTTTTGGCTGGAACTGTGGTGGAGGCGAATTCGATTTATGCAGGTATGCCTGCAAAAAAAGTGAAGGATACAGGGGACGCTATGCAGGAGGTCATTGATAGGACTGCTAAAAATTACCCGATGTATGCCTCATGGTTTGAAAAAGAATAA
- a CDS encoding NUDIX hydrolase, whose translation MRIFVNDKPLELLSYEELDAKKSYESIYRQPDELLNQVSWNDDILFHEPSHDLVIKLLYVLRTRKLKNLDSITLVTNDKSALKKFVKSRFMIIKAAGGVVTNKKKKVLLIYRLGKWDFPKGKFEKGETPEQCAVREVEEECAIKVKSKKHLYNTWHTYTQNRKSILKKTFWYEMECLDDKGMTPQKEEGIDDIRWFYETDAKIALVNSYPSMRYLFKQFIKNRPKVQIL comes from the coding sequence ATGAGAATTTTTGTAAACGACAAGCCTTTGGAACTCCTTTCATATGAAGAGTTGGATGCAAAGAAATCTTATGAGTCGATTTACCGCCAACCAGATGAATTGTTAAACCAAGTTTCTTGGAATGATGATATTCTTTTTCATGAGCCTTCCCATGATCTGGTTATCAAGTTATTATATGTGCTGAGAACACGGAAGCTTAAAAATCTGGATTCCATTACCTTGGTGACCAATGATAAATCTGCGCTGAAAAAGTTTGTGAAAAGTAGGTTTATGATCATTAAAGCCGCGGGAGGGGTGGTGACCAACAAGAAGAAAAAAGTTCTATTAATTTATAGATTGGGTAAATGGGACTTTCCTAAAGGAAAATTTGAGAAGGGTGAGACTCCTGAACAATGTGCTGTGCGTGAAGTAGAAGAAGAATGCGCCATCAAAGTGAAATCAAAAAAACACTTATACAACACCTGGCATACTTATACCCAGAACAGAAAGAGCATTCTTAAAAAGACTTTTTGGTATGAAATGGAATGTTTGGATGATAAAGGTATGACACCTCAAAAAGAGGAGGGTATTGATGATATTCGGTGGTTTTATGAAACAGATGCCAAAATTGCCTTGGTCAATTCCTATCCATCCATGCGCTACCTGTTTAAGCAATTCATAAAAAATCGACCTAAGGTTCAGATTTTGTAA
- a CDS encoding DUF1573 domain-containing protein, translated as MKKIAILFSLFAFALVFHAHAQEASGAAITFKEKSIDFGDITQGDKVSHTFELTNTGKAPLIISNVAATCGCTVPSWPKEPIAPGTSAEIKVSFNSAGKMGKQNSVVRIYSNASEPIEKISLISNVLPKTK; from the coding sequence ATGAAAAAAATAGCGATTCTATTTAGCCTTTTTGCATTTGCCTTGGTCTTTCATGCCCATGCACAAGAAGCTTCTGGAGCAGCAATTACCTTTAAGGAAAAGTCAATTGACTTTGGAGATATTACTCAAGGTGATAAAGTTTCACATACGTTTGAATTAACCAACACTGGAAAAGCTCCCTTGATCATTTCCAATGTAGCGGCAACTTGTGGATGTACAGTTCCTAGCTGGCCAAAGGAGCCGATTGCTCCAGGTACATCTGCTGAAATTAAAGTCTCTTTTAACTCAGCAGGAAAAATGGGTAAGCAAAATTCAGTTGTTAGAATTTATTCCAACGCTTCTGAGCCAATAGAGAAGATTTCTTTGATCTCCAATGTATTGCCTAAGACCAAGTAA
- a CDS encoding YceI family protein: MKTIKLSGLFIATALIAFSCSKPADTVETSEAQEVAAAEGKTLEIVPDATTIAWRGYKPAGQHFGKIPAVEGTLAVKGEEITGGKFTFDITGLKIEDMEETDESYGKLYGHLQSADFFDAENHPNATFEITSVEPFNSGDVIADVEQFETDNTPLSSSELSPENPTHWISGNLTMRGTTKNIKFPAAVSLENGAVVAKAGFNIDRTAWGLAYGDEATAVDKAKDKFIYNTVSLSLDVKASE, from the coding sequence ATGAAAACTATTAAACTATCAGGATTATTTATTGCTACAGCATTGATCGCTTTCTCATGTAGCAAACCTGCTGACACCGTAGAAACTTCAGAAGCTCAGGAAGTTGCTGCAGCAGAAGGTAAAACTTTAGAAATTGTTCCAGATGCTACTACCATTGCTTGGAGAGGCTACAAGCCAGCTGGACAGCATTTCGGTAAAATCCCAGCAGTAGAAGGAACTTTAGCTGTGAAAGGAGAAGAAATCACCGGAGGTAAATTTACTTTTGATATTACCGGTCTTAAGATCGAAGATATGGAAGAAACAGACGAGAGCTACGGTAAGCTTTATGGTCACTTGCAATCTGCAGATTTCTTTGATGCCGAAAACCATCCAAACGCTACGTTTGAAATCACTTCAGTAGAGCCATTCAATAGTGGTGACGTGATTGCAGATGTTGAGCAGTTTGAGACAGACAACACGCCTCTTTCTTCTTCTGAACTTTCTCCAGAAAACCCAACTCACTGGATCAGCGGAAACTTAACCATGAGAGGAACTACTAAAAACATTAAATTCCCTGCTGCAGTAAGCTTAGAAAATGGTGCTGTAGTTGCGAAAGCTGGTTTTAACATCGATAGAACTGCTTGGGGACTTGCTTATGGTGATGAAGCTACAGCAGTCGACAAAGCAAAAGATAAGTTTATTTACAATACTGTTTCTCTTTCTTTAGATGTAAAAGCTTCAGAATAA
- a CDS encoding anthranilate synthase component I family protein, which translates to MNEYSFSYRPEFPNWKQKLISWANNHFDYLALFQGNGYEYPEKPFQDSLFVGNTQLTEEELWNDQRNITKVGILGYDLKNQIEKLDSENLAPFNLPDLCFFTPELSFSFQGNLIKSKTTLPNTFWKQVENTTIEEGSTSCSFKRQTTKEEYIATVKKIQEYIIEGETYEMNYCQSFEGSFEQWDPLTAFFRLQATSPMPFASLFKAKHQWLVSASPERFIKRNHLRLIGQPIKGTIRRGATEEDDRLNKERLLASEKERAENLMITDLTRNDLSKVSEIGSVKVDELFGVYALPRVFQMITTVSSTLKEEASLKEIIHATFPMGSMTGAPKIRTMKLIEQLESFKRGWFSGAIGWINESGDFDFSVVIRSIIADFEHKKLYFGVGSAITIDSDPVQEYEECELKSQAIREVLNGRNQS; encoded by the coding sequence ATGAATGAATACTCTTTTTCATATCGCCCTGAATTCCCAAACTGGAAACAAAAATTAATCTCTTGGGCAAATAACCACTTCGATTATTTAGCACTTTTTCAGGGGAACGGTTATGAATATCCTGAGAAACCCTTCCAAGATTCTTTGTTTGTAGGCAATACCCAATTGACAGAAGAGGAGCTCTGGAATGATCAAAGGAACATTACCAAAGTCGGAATCTTGGGGTATGATTTAAAAAATCAAATTGAAAAGCTGGATAGTGAAAATCTTGCCCCCTTTAATTTACCTGACCTGTGTTTTTTTACTCCAGAACTCAGTTTTTCATTTCAAGGTAATCTGATAAAAAGTAAAACAACATTACCAAATACCTTTTGGAAACAGGTTGAAAACACCACTATAGAAGAAGGGAGTACCTCTTGTTCATTCAAGAGACAAACTACAAAAGAGGAGTACATCGCTACTGTCAAGAAAATTCAAGAGTATATCATCGAAGGAGAAACTTATGAAATGAATTATTGTCAATCTTTTGAAGGATCTTTTGAACAATGGGACCCTTTGACTGCATTTTTCAGATTACAAGCCACTTCTCCTATGCCTTTTGCTTCCTTATTTAAAGCAAAACACCAATGGCTAGTTTCAGCCTCTCCTGAGAGGTTCATCAAAAGAAACCATCTTCGATTGATCGGACAACCCATTAAAGGCACAATCCGAAGAGGTGCCACTGAAGAAGATGATCGATTAAATAAGGAAAGGTTACTGGCCAGCGAAAAAGAAAGAGCTGAAAATCTCATGATTACAGATTTGACTAGGAATGACCTATCTAAGGTATCAGAAATTGGTTCTGTTAAAGTAGATGAATTATTTGGAGTCTATGCGCTTCCCAGGGTCTTTCAGATGATCACTACCGTGAGTTCAACCCTAAAGGAAGAAGCCTCTTTGAAAGAGATTATTCATGCGACATTTCCCATGGGGTCCATGACCGGCGCCCCTAAAATCAGAACTATGAAACTGATTGAACAACTGGAATCATTCAAAAGAGGATGGTTTTCCGGTGCAATTGGATGGATCAATGAATCAGGAGATTTTGATTTCTCGGTAGTAATTCGAAGTATCATTGCAGACTTTGAACACAAAAAACTCTATTTTGGAGTAGGAAGTGCCATTACCATCGACTCTGACCCCGTTCAAGAGTACGAGGAATGCGAACTTAAATCCCAAGCCATCAGAGAGGTGTTAAATGGAAGAAATCAGTCCTAA
- the dinB gene encoding DNA polymerase IV — MEEISPNVYRKIIHVDMDAFYASVEQMDHPEWRGKPLVVGGNESRGVVAAASYEARKFGVYSAMASSIAARKCPNLIFAKPRFDRYKELSMQIREVFYEYTDLVEPLSLDEAFLDVTENKKGLTSAILIAKQIRAKIKEKTGLNASAGVSYNKFLAKIASDLNKPNGQAYILPEEAEAFLEKLPIGKFFGIGKVTAEKMRKIGIHNGADLKQFSLQFLSKKFGKSGLHYFNIVRGIHLSEVQPHRVRKSLSAENTFERDLITDSELIEALHAIYLELAKRIERSGVKGRTVTLKIKFADFTQQTRSKTLDQYPENDTIWEIAQELLFQESLPKAIRLLGLGISNLNITEEHQHFGEQLKIPFTKMSSS; from the coding sequence ATGGAAGAAATCAGTCCTAATGTGTACCGAAAAATCATTCATGTAGACATGGATGCGTTCTATGCTTCGGTCGAACAAATGGATCATCCTGAATGGAGGGGCAAACCATTAGTAGTAGGTGGAAACGAATCCCGGGGAGTAGTAGCAGCGGCAAGTTATGAAGCCAGAAAATTTGGTGTTTATTCTGCTATGGCATCCAGTATAGCAGCTAGAAAATGCCCCAATCTTATTTTTGCCAAACCTCGATTTGATCGGTACAAAGAGCTCTCCATGCAAATTAGAGAAGTGTTTTACGAATATACCGATCTGGTTGAACCCCTATCTCTGGATGAAGCATTTTTGGATGTCACAGAGAATAAAAAAGGCCTGACTTCAGCCATTCTTATTGCGAAACAAATCCGGGCCAAAATCAAAGAAAAAACTGGGCTCAATGCCTCGGCAGGGGTCTCCTACAATAAATTCCTAGCCAAGATTGCCTCCGACCTTAACAAACCCAATGGTCAGGCGTATATCCTTCCGGAGGAGGCAGAAGCATTTCTGGAGAAACTTCCAATTGGTAAGTTTTTTGGCATCGGAAAAGTAACTGCTGAAAAAATGCGTAAAATCGGTATTCATAACGGGGCGGATCTAAAGCAGTTTTCACTACAGTTCTTATCCAAAAAATTTGGGAAATCCGGACTTCACTACTTCAATATTGTTAGAGGTATTCACCTTTCTGAGGTTCAACCTCACCGGGTCCGAAAATCTTTAAGTGCTGAAAACACCTTTGAAAGAGACTTAATTACCGATTCTGAATTAATTGAGGCATTGCATGCGATCTATTTGGAACTTGCAAAGCGGATAGAAAGAAGTGGAGTAAAAGGAAGGACTGTAACCTTAAAGATCAAATTCGCAGACTTTACCCAACAGACTAGAAGCAAGACCTTAGACCAATACCCCGAAAATGACACGATTTGGGAAATTGCCCAAGAGCTGCTTTTTCAAGAAAGTCTTCCAAAGGCCATTCGATTGCTCGGATTGGGTATTTCAAACTTGAATATCACAGAGGAACACCAACATTTTGGTGAGCAGCTTAAGATTCCTTTTACCAAAATGAGCTCCTCTTGA
- a CDS encoding DUF3822 family protein, whose translation MENNLKVFKSDKFDVEDTTSLSLFLYPNSLAVFAKDNNQANIGIHFYTTFSWDKLDGLLVTDPLLKLDLPTKIYLHQPDFCLVPGVLFQPGKEETYLSFIGDLKKDNFYFSTPLDSNNIQLVSYLNGKAKKSLEARFSDLSFYHGGTSFLSYLFKERFNLIGQEILVCVFDQYIYLAAFTDQELSVFNIFEIQDKADILKYVSILIAQLNFDKNYVRISLFGATEQNGISEDWGKSYFHHFRMMTPHSNQNYPHGFKHLKSRGLFETYWQFD comes from the coding sequence TTGGAAAACAATCTTAAAGTATTCAAAAGTGATAAGTTTGATGTGGAAGACACAACGAGCTTATCACTTTTTTTATATCCCAATTCCCTTGCTGTTTTTGCCAAGGATAACAATCAGGCGAATATTGGCATACACTTTTACACGACGTTTAGTTGGGATAAGTTAGATGGACTTCTTGTCACGGACCCTTTATTGAAGTTGGACCTTCCGACCAAAATCTACCTTCATCAACCTGACTTTTGTTTGGTTCCGGGGGTTTTATTCCAACCTGGAAAAGAAGAAACTTACTTATCATTTATTGGAGATCTGAAAAAGGATAACTTTTACTTTTCCACGCCGCTAGATAGCAATAACATCCAGTTGGTTTCTTATTTGAATGGAAAAGCGAAAAAATCCTTAGAAGCAAGATTTTCTGATTTAAGCTTTTATCACGGAGGTACTTCCTTTCTTTCCTACCTTTTCAAGGAGCGGTTTAATTTGATAGGACAGGAAATCCTGGTATGTGTATTTGATCAGTACATCTACCTTGCTGCATTTACTGATCAGGAACTAAGCGTATTCAATATTTTTGAAATTCAAGATAAGGCAGATATCCTCAAATATGTGAGCATCCTTATCGCCCAGCTAAATTTTGATAAGAATTATGTTCGCATCAGTTTATTTGGGGCAACCGAGCAGAATGGAATCTCAGAAGATTGGGGAAAAAGTTATTTCCACCATTTCCGAATGATGACTCCTCATTCCAATCAAAATTATCCCCATGGATTTAAACATTTGAAATCCAGAGGATTATTTGAAACTTACTGGCAATTCGATTAA
- the coaD gene encoding pantetheine-phosphate adenylyltransferase — protein sequence MKKVAIFPGSFDPFTMGHHDIVIRSLKLFDEVIIGIGYNSTKQNRYFDIDVMVSKIEDVYKGIDSVKVIVYNELTSTLAKKHHASYLVRGLRNTTDFEYENTISQMNRYLNEDLETVFLITSPPFAAISSTVIREVHRYGGDISEFLPYKI from the coding sequence ATGAAAAAAGTAGCCATATTTCCAGGTTCATTTGACCCATTTACCATGGGACATCATGACATAGTAATCCGAAGTTTGAAACTTTTTGATGAGGTAATCATCGGGATCGGCTACAACTCCACCAAACAAAATCGCTACTTCGACATCGATGTGATGGTCAGCAAGATCGAAGATGTTTATAAAGGAATAGACTCGGTAAAAGTAATTGTTTACAATGAGCTGACCTCTACCCTAGCTAAAAAACATCATGCATCTTATTTGGTAAGAGGGCTTAGAAATACGACTGATTTTGAATATGAAAATACAATCAGTCAGATGAACCGGTATTTAAACGAAGACCTTGAAACCGTATTCTTGATTACTTCTCCGCCTTTCGCGGCAATCAGTTCGACAGTAATCCGGGAAGTACATCGTTATGGAGGAGATATTTCCGAATTCCTTCCTTACAAAATCTGA